The window GGACGGCGTGCCGGTGGGGGGCAGGCCCGCGCACACCTGGgggtgggcctgggggggggcggggagcgtcGGGGCCGCCGCCAGGGGCCGGGCGGGACCTCCAGTGAGCCGGCTCTCGGCGTCCGGGCTTCCAGCCTCCGCGTCCTCACCGGGGAGCCGGcgtgcgcgccccgccccgccccggtggGGCCCCAGGTGGACGGGGAGCCGGGGCCGGCCGCCGAGGGCCAGCCTCCGTGCACCCAACGCGGGCGTTCGGGCCGCGTCTTAGGAAGCCCGCGGATCCAGCAGGGCCTTCCACACCCAACCCGAAATGTCCGTCCTGAGCCCCGGGGCGTCGCGGGCCACAGCTCACGGGGCCGCTCCGCCCCCACGCTCGGCCCGCGGTTCCGGGCGGCGCGGCTGCCAGGAGAGAAGATGGCTGCTCGCGGGCCCGGAGCGGGCGGTGAAGCCGCGGGGGGCGtggcccgccctccccgcgcggCATGCCGGGAGCGGGCGGTGAAGCCGCGGGGGGCGtggcccgccctccccgcgcggCATGCTGGgagcgcgccgcccgcccgcccgctgcaGACATGGCGCTGGCCAGTGTGGCGGAGCGGCCGCGGCCGCTGCCCGAGGGCCGCCGGGGCTTCTTTGGCCTCGGAGGTCGGGCGGACCTGGCGGACCCTGGCGGACCTGGGTCCGGGGAGTCCCAGCGGCGGGCTGAGCCTGGCTGCGCCCGCCTGGGGCGCCCCCGAGGAGCCGCGAATCGAGATGCTTCACGGCACCACCACGCTGGCCTTCAAGGTGCGCAGCCCGCCGTCTCCccggcggggccgcgggcgggcgggcgggcgggcgggggggggcgggggggggagcgcgctgcggccccgggccccgggccccgggcggcgAGGCGCGCAgctcccggcccggccctcgCGGGCGGCTTCGCTGACTCACCGGCCCGGCCGCCCGGGCCCGGGCGCCGACGGGAGAAGGTGGGGGCGGGCCGCGCCGAGTGCGGTGGGGCCCCCGGGCGACCCGAGGCCGGGGCCACTGTTCCCCACAGGCGGGGTGCGCCCGAGACGAGGCGGACCGAGCCCGGCCAGAGGAGCAAGCCCGGTTAAGCCCGGGGACCGTCGTAGGGAGGAAGAGCGGGGCAGTTGGCATCCCTGGCCCAGCTCTGTAAAAGCTAGCTCCGAAGCCGGGCCATCCCGGCCACGAGAGGGGCTGAGGGCCCGcctcgcatgcacgaagccctgggttccattcctcagcaccgcatacacgcAGAAAGCCAGAcacggaactgtggctcaagaggtagagtgccagccttgagcaaaaagaagccagggacagtgcccaggccccaattttaagccctagtactgccaccaaaagagaaaagccaggccctgttggctcatgcctgtaatcctagcacatcacagtttgaggccaaccccagcagaaaacttccaggagactctttatctccaataagccgcccccccccccacaagacctgaaatagagctgtagctcaaatggtagagcgacCCTAGAGCAACAAAGCacacagacagagcccaggccctgagttcaagctccatgacagtaccaaaaaggggggaaaaatatgCATGTGTGGTgtgatataatatgtattatatgtaaattttataaatatatatatatatacagggaGTGTTTTTGTTGTCTAATGGGCCTGTTTTGTGCTTTTCTCTGACTCAACAGTTTCGCCATGGAGTCATTGTTGCAGCAGACTCTCGGGCCACAGCTGGGGCTTACATTGCTTCCCAGACTGTGAAGAAAGTAATAGAGATCAACCCCTACCTTCTGGGCACCATGGCTGGGGGTGCAGCGGATTGCAGCTTCTGGAGCGGCTGTTGGCCCGGCAGTGTCGAATCTATGAGCTTCGAAATAAGGAACGCATCTCCGTGGCAGCTGCCTCCAAACTTCTTGCCAATATGGTGTATCAGTACAAAGGCATGGGGCTGTCCATGGGCACCATGATCTGTGGCTGGGATAAGAGAGGCCCTGGTGAGTTGTCCTACATACAGCCCTTGACCTTGAGCTGACAACACAGAGAAAGGGATGAAAGAAGGGGTGTTGAGTCAGTATAAGATGTGTTAATTAGGTTCTTAGTTTTCCCTTCTTGGTCAGGGAAGGCATTGGTTGTAGTGTAAGAAAAGGCATTAAGTTAGACCTGCTGTGTGTCATTGACTGGCTTAGTCAGTtggccaggggcctgggaatgtggcttagcggtagagagctcaccttgcatgcatgaagccttgggttcgattcctcagcaccacataaacagaaaaagccacaggtggtgccgtggttcaaatggtagagtgctagccttgagtaaaaagaagccagggacagtgctcaggctctgagtgcaagccccaggactggcaaaacaaaaacaaaaaacagttggcCAGGTTACTTAATTTCTCAgcctctttcttcatctctcacATTGAGTGATAAGCTGTAACATTGGTTAAGTAAGATTATACATGtaagccaggcagcagtggttcacacctataatcctggctactccgaAGGATCATTTTGAggccattccaggcagaaaagttcagtcaagtccatctccaaaatgcccAGCAAAAAGCATGGCTAGGGGCATCACTTAAAGTGATAGAATGGCAGCCTAgacaagtacaaggtcctgaataccaaatgtcaaaaataagagaaaatgggagctggggatatggcctagtggcaagagagcttgcctcgtatatgtgaggccctgggttcgattctccagcaccacatatacagaaaacggccagaagtggctctgtggctcaagtggcagagtgttagccttgagcaaaaggaagccagggacagtgctcaggccctgagtccaaggcccaggactggccaaaaaaaaaaaataataaataagagaaaatgatggaaagggtgacattgatcaatattcgttgcactcataaactggcatgttgaattgaaatccctttgtaagaaccacttaaagataatataaataataagtaaaaccccaaaataaaaaggaataaacagCTGTCAAGTAACTAATGTGAAATATTGTACATAACATTTTTCTACTCCATAAAATAAAACCTAGAAATTATATTTGAGAATTAAATAGGCTAAGAGAAAAACTCTAGGAAAAACTCTACGCAAAACTTTAGttgtatgaacacacacatagTTTAGAAATTTCTCTTGgatgtatataaaaattaaaaagaaggggctgggaatgtggcctagtggtagattacttgcctagcatgaatgaagccctgggttcgattcctcaataccacgtaaacagaaaaggcactgtggctcaagtggaagaatgctggccttgagcaaaagaagctcagggaccatgccaaggccctgaggccaaggccctgagttcaagccccaggactggccaaaaaaaaaaagaaagaaaacagatgtgGTACACCTTTATAgtccaggaggctggaatctacAGTTCCATGCCAGTCTAGGCtgtacagtgagaccctgtccaaGAGatacatgtaaaagaaaaaaataaaagaaattgtttTAATGCTCATATAGGacaagaaagataaaatattcaACCTATGACATCACCATTTCAAGTACTCTAAGCCACATGTGGCCAGCAGTTACTGCTTTGGCCAGTACAGCTGGAGTACATTTATGTCCTATatctctcagttcaaacccctcCCTGTGCCATCAAAAGAACCCCTCTGTGCTTGTTCCTTTACACACAGCAATCAGAAAAGCATatgagaagaaatagaagagaatgaaagCACACTCTTGgaatcttagcactcaggaggctgagataggattaTTGCAATTTGGTACCAGCCCAGGCATACAAATTtataagatagatagattgattgatttttgtgagtagtggagcttggactctgggtctgggtgttgtccctgggccacaccgccacttctggatttctggtggccaattggagagaagagctgtATGGCttttcctgctgggcctggcttgggactggctttgaaccgagatcctcacatctgagcctcctgagtactgcagatgtgagccaccatttccCCAGCTTTCTTTAaaggtttttggggttttgtttttttttctggtggggttgtattttgtttcttttctttttttttgtttttgtcttttttggtactggggatggaacccaggatgttgcacttgctaggcaagcactttgccattgaGCAACACCCCAGCCCTGGAGTACCAATCTTGATGGAAAAACCTAAGCAAAGCCCTGTGTTGAAGCCCTAgtacagcacaaaaataaataagcaaacaagttTGTTCTTAGCAGGAATCTTTGTGCAAGTATCACAGTGTATACTTAGTCTGTGATACAAATGAAAACCATTACAATGCCACTACATGACAATCTCACGAGACTACCATTGGATATATAGCTGTCATTGACCAAAATGTTGGCGTGACTGGAGTGCTTAgaatttacaggcgtgagccagcagtacctGCCTTCTATCAACATATTTCTTAGAATGTACTCCCATTATTCAGAAATAGATGAGCTGGCGCCACTGGCTCACCCTTGAaatccatcctagctactcaggaggctaagatctgaggatcacagtttgaagccggtctaagcagaaaaatccttgcgaaactcttacctctaataaacccctcaaaaaccagaagaggtgcagtgcctcaaagtggtagagcactagtcttgagcgcaaagaggctcagggacagcacccaggccctccgtTCAAGCCACGCAGCAGACGCTAAATAAAAGGAGTACATGAGTGCTCACGGTGCTGGCAGGGCCCAGCAGCCAGCATGCGGCGCACAGCGCCTGCCCTCCACTGAGACATTCTGCACAGACACAGGCCATCGGCCTGGCCAACCCCAGGTCTGTAGTAGCAACGAAaatgtgagcttttttttctccgcCTCTTTTGGCAGTACctgagttgaacccagggccctgccaTGCTCggcagtgctctgccactcaggTACACCCTCGGCGCTCCTACTGTGATTTTAAGTTTTCTAGTAGCCGTGTTTATTtaggaaaggaaatgaatataTTGTGTTTATCCCTGGATAGTCAAACCATTGTTATTTTAGCATACAGTAATCCCAGTGGTTCAGTAGTCACGTATTGGACAGTGCAAGTCTTTGCTATGTGACTAAGCCATTTGAACTCTTTCCGTCCCTTTTGAAACCTAGAGGTTAGTGCTTAGAGTCTTAAGCTTCAAACTAAAGTCATATTTGCTTTTTGGGTGTGCTAAGAAGAACACGGGCAGGGTAATTATTGTAATGTGGGGGAGACAGGTGGCATGTTGTAGATTCTTCTGTTGttgatggtcatggggcttgaactcagggcctgggcactgtccctgatgagcttttatgctccaagctagcactctaccacttggagccacagcgccacttccagttttcagatgggtaattggagctaagagtctcaaggattttcctgtctggattgCCTTCAAACTTcgactcagatctcaacctcccgagtagctacaattacaggcgtgagccaccagcacttggctcaaaTCAGTTTTTACAAGTCAAGATGTTTGAGTGTTTATTGGTTTCCTCTAGGTTTCAAAAGGGAGGGAAGCTGCCCTAAAAGATGAGCAGTGTCAAattcatggtgattttttttctcctgctcttCAGGCCTGTACTACGTGGACAGCGAAGGGAACCGGATTTCTGGTGCTGCCTTTTCTGTAGGTTCTGGCTCTGTGTATGCCTATGGGGTCATGGATCGAGGCTACTCCTATGACTTGGAAGTGGCTGCGGCCTATGATCTGGCCCGGCGGGCCATCTACCAAGCTACCTACAGAGACGCCTACTCGGGAGGTTCAGTCAACCTGTACCACGTGCGTGAAGACGGCTGGATCCGCGTCTCCAGTGATAATGTAGTCGATCTGCATGAGAAGTACAGCAAGTCTATCCCTTGAGGGGTGGATTTCTTGGGGTGACTGTCATTGGTAATATTACAACACCCTTTCTAGAGCAGAGGAGTCCACAGTTATATCTGTACGTTTTTATAAAGCCCCTGAAACATTGATTGCTGTGTGTCACCCCTTATAAATGAGCTGCCACAGGCCGCTGTTTGTTTACTTTCTTGGACGTTAGCATCTCAGCACTCAGCACTCAGTACTCAACCTCAGCCTGGTCTGTGTCCTTTGTCCACACTGTCCCTCCTCCAAGCACTTTGCAGTCAAATAAGCCAGGACAGTGGGAGGGAAGGGACTGTAATTACAGGAAACAGTAGTGGGAAGACATTGTCTAGTGAATACATTAACGTCCCCACTCATGAAGCTAATAACAAAGGAGAAGGGCacagaggcagggaggagggagagacttCCCAATTCCACTTGCAAAAAGATGAAAAGTTGATGAGGCGGAAAGATTCACCGGCTGTACCGGGAAGGCTGCAGGGGGAAGCTCTGGGccggcgtgggggaggggaagggacagcAGAGCTGCAGGCAGGGGCAGCCAGAGGCAGGGTCTGTGTGGCTCCGGTTGGTCTTGAACTGCCTACGTACATCTGGAGTGTTGACCCAGTTGGGAAGGGAAGGCTTAGGCCTCAAGAAGAGTGAGAAGGCCCTGGTGACTGCATTTTGGAGCTCCTTTTCCTTTGGGTCTCCCAACACGCTTACCTGTGTGGCAGGCGCGGGGAGGTGGTCTTGTAGCCTCCTGGGCAAAAGGCAGCCCAGAATTGGCGCTGGAGTGGGTGGGCGGAAGAGACTCCTGAGCTGTCACCGCAGCCCTTGAGGTGCTCCCAAGCTGCGGTGGTGGCAGGGGGCCAGGACGATGCAGGGTGCTGGCCGGAGAAGTCTTGTGAAAATGGCAGAGGACATAGGACCGCCTTTTCTGTGGTTGGCCCGAGGGAAGGGAGTGGTGCTGGGCAGGACGGCCCGACCTGACCCCTGTGTGTGTTTCCAGACAGCTAGATGGAGGAGgcgcatttccttccttcctcttagcCTGGTGCAGCTTCCACGTTGATTGTTGATTGTTGAGCGCCGTCCACCAGGAACGGATGGAGGCTTGTCAACTGCGTGCGTCAAGTGCAGGGAAATTGGGAATTAGTGAGATGGAGAAAGGAGTTTGGAAGACAAATGACTCTTGTGCCTTAGGAGCTTCATCTTGCTGACTGCTGACGAGTATCTCAGGAGACCCTGCCGTCCACTAGCATGCACCCAAATAAACTACGGCTGAAACAGGCAGGAGCCCTGCCTCGCTTTGTGCTGTGTGGGCCGTCAGCCAGCGGCTACCCCTGTGTGGTGTGTGAGATGCCACAGCGTCTTCTCACTTAGGCCCTGGTTTGCACACCTTTCAAAATCAGGCCTTGTTTCTTTAAAACAGTTGTGCTCGGtcgtccagactggctttgaactcatgatcctcctgtctctgtctcagcctcttgtgggttttttttttttttttttttttttttgccagtcctgg of the Perognathus longimembris pacificus isolate PPM17 unplaced genomic scaffold, ASM2315922v1 HiC_scaffold_4591, whole genome shotgun sequence genome contains:
- the LOC125344905 gene encoding LOW QUALITY PROTEIN: proteasome subunit beta type-5-like (The sequence of the model RefSeq protein was modified relative to this genomic sequence to represent the inferred CDS: inserted 1 base in 1 codon; deleted 1 base in 1 codon) → MALASVAERPRPLPEGRRGFFGLGGRADWRTLADLGPGSPSGGLSLAAPAWGAPEEPRIEMLHGTTTLAFKFRHGVIVAADSRATAGAYIASQTVKKVIEINPYLLGTMAGGAADCSFWXRLLARQCRIYELRNKERISVAAASKLLANMVYQYKGMGLSMGTMICGWDKRGPGLYYVDSEGNRISGAAFSVGSGSVYAYGVMDRGYSYDLEVAAAYDLARRAIYQATYRDAYSGGSVNLYHVREDGWIRVSSDNVVDLHEKYSKSIP